In Paracoccus fistulariae, a single window of DNA contains:
- a CDS encoding sarcosine oxidase subunit delta — protein sequence MLILTCPYCGIAAEETELAPGGEAHLKRVGPEGDDRQFEAYLFDRKNPRGVHFERWRHAYGCGKWFLAARDTATLQVYATYKAQTPNPPEDVVAAIRKARPDWNPDWTSAE from the coding sequence ATGCTGATCCTGACCTGTCCCTATTGCGGCATCGCCGCCGAGGAAACCGAACTTGCGCCCGGGGGCGAGGCGCATCTGAAACGCGTGGGCCCCGAAGGCGATGACCGCCAGTTCGAGGCCTATCTCTTCGATCGCAAGAACCCCCGTGGCGTGCATTTCGAACGCTGGCGCCATGCCTATGGCTGCGGAAAATGGTTTCTGGCCGCCCGCGATACCGCCACGCTTCAGGTCTATGCCACCTACAAGGCACAGACCCCGAACCCGCCCGAAGATGTCGTCGCCGCGATCCGCAAGGCTCGCCCGGACTGGAACCCCGATTGGACTAGCGCCGAATGA
- a CDS encoding sarcosine oxidase subunit alpha family protein, with protein MTHTAPYRLPQGGRLIDRAFQIPFRFDGRHLRGLQGDTLASAMLANGQMLMGRSFKYHRPRGPLASGAEEPNALFGLGQGGRFEPNQRATTTTLQQGMVLGSQNCWPSLDADIGAVNNWLSPLFPAGFYYKTFMHPRPFWKHVFEPIIRRSAGLGRAPTDPDPDRYEQAYGFADLVVVGGGIAGLRAAQEAADQGQSVLVLEQGPVWGGRTPVDHDTGAQVIDELLADLAARENVTLRRNTMATGLYDHGYLIAREALADHDPNQGIPRQRLWRIRAGHVITATGALERPLAFACNDVPGVMLASAVRDFIVDYGVAPGKRIVVVTNNDDAYRTALTAHRAGLEVVAVIDARDTADGDLAQAVRALDIPVLTRTGIAKVKGGRHVEGVVLCRQQGDGQPTGTLDCDVVAMSGGWSPVVHLWSHCGGKLLWDEAEAMFRPDPERPPRGADGQGNVSVTGAANGDLRSAGDLERGEAVTMPVWVMPQNAPYKLRAKMWLDFQNDVKVSDVELAAREGYASVEHTKRYTTLGMATDQGKVSNINGLAVLSNALSQPIPATGTTTFRPPYTPLTLATIAADARGEAFQPIRKTPMHDWHQGHGASWEPVGHWRRPYCYPRGGEDRHQAVNREILAVRRGVGTLDASTLGKIVVKGPDAGKLLDMLYTNMMSTLPVGKCRYGLMCSENGFLMDDGVVARLSEDSWLCHTTTGGADRIHGHMEDWLQTEWWDWQVYTANLTEQYAQIAVAGPKARELLQRLDGDIDLSQEALPFMTWAEGHLAGIPARIYRISFSGELSYEIAVPAGRGLDLWDKLHEAGRDLGITPYGTEAMHVMRAEKGFIMIGDETDGTIIPQDLGLNWAISKKKADYIGKRAQARSFMKERARWQLVGLESLDNRVIPDGAYAVDEGHNANGQRKTQGRVTSSYYSPTLDRPIAMALVRHGPERMGQELEFPMPSGEVMKARIVDPVFYDKEGSRLNG; from the coding sequence ATGACCCATACCGCTCCTTACCGCCTGCCACAGGGCGGTCGCCTGATCGACCGCGCCTTCCAGATCCCGTTCCGCTTTGACGGTCGCCACCTGCGCGGATTGCAGGGCGATACGCTGGCCTCGGCCATGCTGGCCAATGGCCAGATGCTGATGGGCCGATCCTTCAAGTACCACCGCCCCCGCGGCCCGCTGGCCAGCGGCGCGGAAGAGCCGAACGCCCTGTTCGGCCTGGGGCAGGGCGGCCGGTTCGAACCGAACCAGCGTGCCACCACGACGACCCTGCAGCAGGGCATGGTGCTGGGCAGCCAGAATTGCTGGCCCTCGCTGGATGCCGATATCGGCGCGGTGAACAACTGGCTGTCGCCGCTGTTCCCGGCCGGCTTCTACTACAAGACCTTCATGCATCCGCGCCCCTTCTGGAAACATGTCTTCGAACCGATCATCCGCCGCAGCGCGGGTCTGGGCCGGGCGCCGACGGATCCCGATCCCGACCGCTATGAGCAGGCCTATGGCTTTGCCGATCTGGTCGTGGTCGGCGGCGGCATCGCCGGGCTGCGCGCCGCGCAAGAGGCCGCCGATCAGGGGCAAAGCGTCCTTGTGCTGGAGCAGGGGCCTGTCTGGGGCGGGCGCACCCCTGTCGATCACGACACCGGGGCGCAGGTCATCGACGAGCTTCTGGCCGATCTGGCGGCGCGCGAAAATGTCACCTTGCGCCGCAATACCATGGCGACCGGGCTGTACGATCACGGCTACCTGATCGCGCGCGAGGCGCTGGCCGATCACGATCCCAATCAGGGCATCCCGCGTCAGCGCCTGTGGCGCATCCGGGCGGGCCATGTGATCACCGCGACCGGGGCGCTGGAACGTCCGCTGGCCTTTGCCTGCAATGATGTGCCGGGGGTGATGCTGGCCTCGGCCGTGCGCGATTTCATCGTCGATTACGGCGTCGCACCGGGCAAGCGCATCGTCGTCGTGACCAATAATGACGACGCCTATCGTACCGCCCTGACCGCCCATCGCGCGGGGCTGGAGGTCGTGGCCGTCATCGATGCCCGCGACACCGCCGATGGCGATCTGGCGCAGGCCGTGCGCGCGCTTGATATCCCGGTGCTGACCCGGACCGGCATCGCAAAGGTCAAGGGCGGCCGCCATGTCGAGGGTGTGGTCCTGTGCAGGCAGCAGGGCGACGGCCAGCCCACGGGCACGCTGGACTGCGATGTGGTCGCCATGTCCGGCGGCTGGTCCCCCGTCGTCCATCTGTGGAGCCATTGCGGCGGTAAGCTGCTGTGGGACGAGGCCGAGGCGATGTTCCGCCCTGATCCCGAGCGTCCGCCGCGTGGCGCGGACGGGCAGGGCAATGTCTCGGTCACCGGGGCGGCGAATGGCGATCTGCGCAGCGCAGGCGATCTGGAACGGGGCGAGGCCGTGACCATGCCGGTCTGGGTCATGCCCCAGAACGCGCCCTATAAGCTGCGGGCCAAGATGTGGCTGGATTTCCAGAATGACGTGAAGGTCAGCGATGTCGAACTGGCCGCGCGCGAAGGCTATGCCAGCGTCGAACATACCAAGCGCTATACCACGCTGGGCATGGCGACGGATCAGGGCAAGGTCAGCAATATCAACGGTCTGGCGGTTCTGTCCAATGCGCTGTCGCAGCCCATCCCCGCGACCGGCACGACCACCTTCCGCCCGCCCTATACGCCGCTGACCCTGGCCACCATCGCCGCCGACGCGCGGGGCGAGGCGTTTCAGCCCATCCGCAAGACGCCGATGCATGACTGGCATCAGGGTCACGGCGCCTCTTGGGAGCCGGTCGGCCATTGGCGCCGCCCCTATTGCTATCCGCGGGGCGGCGAGGACCGCCATCAGGCCGTCAATCGCGAAATTCTGGCCGTGCGTCGCGGGGTCGGGACACTTGATGCCTCGACCCTTGGCAAGATCGTGGTCAAGGGACCGGATGCGGGCAAGCTGCTGGACATGCTGTATACCAATATGATGTCCACATTGCCGGTCGGCAAATGCCGCTATGGCCTGATGTGCAGCGAGAATGGCTTCCTGATGGATGATGGCGTGGTCGCGCGTCTGTCGGAAGACAGCTGGCTGTGCCACACCACGACGGGCGGTGCGGATCGCATCCATGGTCATATGGAGGACTGGCTGCAGACGGAATGGTGGGATTGGCAGGTCTATACCGCCAACCTGACCGAACAATATGCCCAGATCGCCGTCGCTGGACCGAAGGCGCGCGAATTGCTGCAGCGTCTGGATGGCGATATCGACCTGTCCCAAGAGGCGCTGCCTTTCATGACCTGGGCCGAGGGCCATCTGGCGGGCATTCCCGCGCGGATCTATCGCATCAGCTTCTCGGGCGAACTCAGCTATGAGATCGCCGTGCCTGCCGGTCGCGGTCTGGACCTGTGGGACAAGCTGCACGAGGCCGGTCGCGATCTGGGCATCACGCCCTACGGGACCGAGGCGATGCATGTCATGCGGGCCGAAAAGGGCTTTATCATGATCGGCGATGAAACCGACGGCACCATCATTCCGCAGGATCTGGGGCTGAACTGGGCGATTTCGAAAAAGAAGGCCGATTATATCGGCAAGCGTGCTCAGGCCCGCAGCTTCATGAAGGAACGTGCGCGCTGGCAACTGGTCGGGCTGGAAAGCCTGGACAACCGGGTCATTCCAGATGGCGCCTATGCGGTTGATGAAGGTCACAATGCCAATGGCCAGCGCAAGACACAGGGACGCGTGACCTCCAGCTATTATTCCCCGACGCTGGATCGCCCGATCGCCATGGCGCTGGTCCGGCACGGACCGGAGCGGATGGGGCAGGAACTGGAATTCCCCATGCCCTCGGGTGAGGTGATGAAGGCCCGCATTGTCGATCCGGTATTCTATGACAAGGAAGGGAGCCGTCTGAATGGCTGA
- a CDS encoding TfoX/Sxy family protein, with the protein MTRDPALESRMLDDLGHPAGISSRAMFGGLCYLLNGHMLCAARQGRAMYRVGRSAEARALTLPGTRPMVQGGRAAPGYVWLSGDPLADDSLRQSLARMSLDFVSHLPAKDV; encoded by the coding sequence ATGACGCGCGATCCCGCACTCGAATCCCGCATGCTCGACGACCTCGGCCACCCGGCAGGCATCAGCAGCCGCGCCATGTTCGGCGGGCTCTGCTATCTGCTGAACGGACATATGCTCTGCGCTGCGCGCCAGGGCCGGGCCATGTACCGCGTCGGGCGCTCGGCCGAGGCGCGGGCGCTCACCCTTCCCGGAACCCGGCCGATGGTCCAGGGCGGCCGCGCCGCGCCGGGCTATGTCTGGCTGTCGGGCGATCCGCTTGCCGATGACAGTCTGCGCCAGTCTCTGGCGCGCATGTCGCTTGATTTCGTCTCTCACCTGCCTGCGAAAGATGTCTAG